The following coding sequences lie in one Eschrichtius robustus isolate mEscRob2 chromosome 10, mEscRob2.pri, whole genome shotgun sequence genomic window:
- the LOC137770990 gene encoding uncharacterized protein FLJ37310-like: protein MRLPSNGAGKSAEAGRPKAATGGVQACLRLPLGPRHHASVRFIRRESPVRRLCQRERDPPPTPRGTAGRHVTSDARLRRGAGACSQGARRNSLGSGLHRREGGAAPRGGGGALSEAGGALSGASGARGGAAQPGAWPKGDGAGPATLAGQGTLAPIPRGASFHL from the coding sequence ATGCGGCTGCCTAGCAACGGCGCAGGAAAGAGCGCAGAGGCCGGGAGGCCGAAGGCAGCTACAGGCGGCGTCCAGGCCTGTCTGCGCCTTCCCCTAGGCCCTCGCCATCACGCCTCAGTGCGCTTCATTCGGCGGGAATCACCCGTGCGCAGACTGTGCCAGCGGGAGCGAGACCCACCGCCGACCCCTCGCGGCACTGCCGGGCGTCACGTGACGAGTGACGCCAGGTTACGCAGAGGGGCGGGGGCATGCAGCCAAGGAGCAAGGCGGAACAGCCTTGGGAGCGGGCTACATAGGCGGGAGGGTGGAGCCGCTCCCCGGGGTGGAGGCGGGGCACTCAGCGAGGCGGGCGGGGCACTCAGCGGCGCGAGCGGGGCACGGGGCGGGGCCGCACAGCCGGGGGCGTGGCCGAAAGGTGATGGGGCGGGGCCGGCTACTCTGGCAGGCCAGGGTACCCTCGCCCCCATACCTAGAGGTGCAAGCTTCCACCTGTGA